AATAatcatttattgttgttataaattttcttttaataaaatccTTCATCCAAATCATCgctcattttattttcaaacacaGCACCCCATTTTGCTGCTTCTCCACCACGCACTTTCACGTTATAGCAAACATTTTCAGCTTTTAAAACACTTTGACGCATTGTATAAATTTTACGAGATAATTCTCGACAACGTTGTACATTAAGGCTTATATACCTGGAagacataaaatatacataattaaatcattttgggtgtatttatatgtattataataccCTGAGTATAGCTGTTGTAGAACCTTGCACGTTTCCAAGCACACATCCGTTTCTCCACTACCCAAAGAATTAATGCACCGTCTCATTAATTCGCCAGTTAGATCAGCTATTCCCAAAATATATTCTGTAGGGTCAACGAAGAATTCAAACTTTTGGGGtactaaaaaagtataaatttttattaattatttaaaacgcgcaaaaagtataaaaaatattgtattttttattaatactatACCAGTTTTAACATCAGTTTCTATCTCCAGTTGATTTGAGCTTTCTATTGATTTCTGAGAATCGTCTGTGATTGTATTAAGTTTATCATCTTGTTCgtattgcattttttgttgcaaaaacatCCAATCCGACATTTTGCCTGGCTTTTCATCAGCACCACTTTTATAATACTCCATAAAACTATAGGCTTCAATGAATTCCTGCAATCCCGGTGAGTATGCGCATCTGTATTGATAGGGATCCTGTCCAGTTAGCTCCAGAGCTATAGATTTGAAATTTACCTCAATCACTTTTGTCAAGCGTTTTTCGGCTTCTTCTAGTACTTTAGAACGATTGTTTTTTCTACCGTCTATggtatgtaaaagaaaaattatacgtTTTGATTCAATGGTGATATCGCGGCTAAGTTTCACAATTCGTTCATATCGATCATGTTTGTCGTCCAGCTCAAGCGCGTATTCCTGGAATACTTTTACAACGGGATTTAATTCCTCACTAAAATTAGTATCTTGAGCAGTTTTGTGCTTTTGCTGATTTCGCCGGTTATTATGTCGAAAACGTGAATTTTGTGACATTTCTATGTTATTATGTTTATAACTTTGTATATAAGTCCTTAAAAACTCCTCTACCGTGTTAAAAACTCTAAATCTTTATATTCTGTTATAACCTACTCAACCTTTACCATGGATAAAACTTTTACGTTggtttatattaattaatatcttGAACTGAAACACCGATGCAACTAAATTAATCGATTTCCAAAACAGCAATCGGAGAGCCATCGATATTAGATTTATGGCTTAAaatgctgaacacatagagcgcgaccgATATGgtagcacgacagtgaactgtaaatggcgtcGTAAATTcttctacatgaacatttgtaagaagacagcgacataacaatggccggcatgtacacaagacaacacagctgtccattttgcatgtacacaatttcgttgtggccatactaatacctttcacttcaataaaatttaaatattttgttcgaagtgaaattttgtacccaaaaaataagtaaataggtaaatttatttgtttaaaattataaattgttattacaaatgatataacagagctattttatgcttttatttgaaaaataacgtcaggtttgttagagctttgaaaaattttatattttacatattagtggcatcactcctctctactgtgaactctactgtcgttggcaaatgtaagaatattttgaagttagcgagagcgacaactgtcggcctgcagtcgtgtagtcgtgcagctgtatAAATAACTGTGTATAAATaaagatgtcgcttgcagtctgtcgcgctctatgtatTCAGCACTTAAGCGCAAACTACGCATACGCATACTCATAGCAATGCCTGTGAAACGACACACCTTCAAAAGCAATACTTTTTGTTACAGTtatgaataatgaaaataattattattaaaatcatttaaagaaaaaatacaatttccTAATTTATGTGGATGACTgttcattct
The sequence above is drawn from the Bactrocera tryoni isolate S06 chromosome 1, CSIRO_BtryS06_freeze2, whole genome shotgun sequence genome and encodes:
- the LOC120771285 gene encoding translin-associated protein X — protein: MSQNSRFRHNNRRNQQKHKTAQDTNFSEELNPVVKVFQEYALELDDKHDRYERIVKLSRDITIESKRIIFLLHTIDGRKNNRSKVLEEAEKRLTKVIEVNFKSIALELTGQDPYQYRCAYSPGLQEFIEAYSFMEYYKSGADEKPGKMSDWMFLQQKMQYEQDDKLNTITDDSQKSIESSNQLEIETDVKTVPQKFEFFVDPTEYILGIADLTGELMRRCINSLGSGETDVCLETCKVLQQLYSGYISLNVQRCRELSRKIYTMRQSVLKAENVCYNVKVRGGEAAKWGAVFENKMSDDLDEGFY